Proteins encoded in a region of the Streptomyces sp. NBC_00258 genome:
- a CDS encoding ABC transporter permease produces MTQPVSPPRDEIPKLSPQVEPSPWRAVVARADVRTLSLLGVLAALILIGGITKPDEFLDTRNLQLVLTQASVIGVVTVGMTFVIISGGIDLSVGAIVALASVWATTVATQDFGFVGIFFTAVIVGVGCGLVNGVLIAYGTMVPFIATLAMLASARGLALQITDGNTQVVTVDGILDLGERDSYILGVPPLVMVFAVVTIIGWLVLNRTTFGRRTVAVGGNAEAARLAGIDVRRQRLYLYLLSGLCCGIAAFLLIILSGSGQNTNGNLYELDAIAAAIIGGTLLTGGRGTIVGSVLGVLIFTTITNIFALNNLQSDVQQIAKGAIIVAAVLVQRRTASTT; encoded by the coding sequence ATGACGCAGCCCGTGTCCCCGCCCCGGGACGAAATCCCGAAGCTGTCACCACAGGTGGAACCCAGTCCGTGGCGGGCGGTCGTGGCCCGTGCCGACGTCCGTACCCTCTCGTTGCTGGGTGTGCTCGCCGCCCTGATCCTCATCGGAGGCATCACCAAGCCCGACGAGTTCCTCGACACCCGCAACCTCCAACTCGTCCTCACCCAGGCCTCGGTGATCGGTGTCGTCACGGTCGGCATGACCTTCGTCATCATCTCCGGCGGCATCGACCTGTCCGTCGGCGCGATCGTCGCACTCGCCTCGGTGTGGGCGACGACCGTCGCCACCCAGGACTTCGGCTTCGTCGGCATCTTCTTCACGGCGGTGATCGTCGGCGTCGGCTGTGGCCTCGTCAACGGGGTGCTGATCGCGTACGGCACCATGGTGCCGTTCATCGCGACACTGGCCATGCTGGCCTCGGCCCGCGGTCTCGCCCTCCAGATAACCGACGGCAACACCCAGGTCGTCACCGTCGACGGCATCCTCGACCTCGGCGAGCGCGACTCCTACATCCTCGGCGTCCCGCCGCTCGTCATGGTGTTCGCGGTCGTGACGATCATCGGCTGGCTCGTACTCAACCGCACCACCTTCGGCCGGCGCACGGTCGCCGTCGGCGGCAACGCGGAGGCGGCCCGGCTCGCCGGCATCGACGTACGCCGCCAGCGCCTCTACCTCTACCTGCTGTCCGGACTGTGCTGCGGCATCGCGGCCTTCCTGCTGATCATCCTGTCCGGCTCGGGCCAGAACACCAACGGCAACCTCTACGAACTCGACGCCATCGCCGCCGCGATCATCGGCGGCACCCTGCTCACCGGGGGGCGCGGCACCATCGTCGGCTCGGTGCTCGGAGTCCTGATCTTCACCACGATCACCAACATTTTCGCCCTGAACAACCTGCAGAGCGACGTCCAGCAGATCGCCAAGGGCGCGATCATCGTCGCCGCCGTGCTCGTCCAGCGCCGTACCGCCAGCACGACCTGA
- a CDS encoding NAD(P)H-binding protein translates to MILVTGATGNVGAGVVRAVAAAGEPVRAMTRSGKGAGLPRGAEGVAGDLNRPETVREALDGVRALFLMPGYEGQRAVLADARAAGVERVVMLSGKSAAVDDGNAVTRYLRAAENGVRESGLAWTFLRPVSFMSNAVSLADQIRKGDEVRVPFPGVRTADIDPYDIAQVAARALLSPEHAGHVYTLTGPQSLLPADRIAVLGEVLGRELRTVGLTDEETREALGAAFPAPYAEAFLRFFADGILDESQVLPTVEEVTGRPPRTFREWATEHTDAF, encoded by the coding sequence ATGATCCTGGTGACGGGTGCCACGGGGAACGTCGGCGCCGGTGTGGTGCGCGCGGTGGCCGCCGCGGGTGAGCCGGTGCGTGCGATGACCCGTTCGGGCAAGGGGGCCGGACTGCCCCGGGGCGCCGAGGGGGTGGCCGGCGATCTGAACCGCCCGGAGACCGTACGGGAGGCGCTCGACGGGGTGCGGGCCCTGTTCCTGATGCCCGGGTACGAGGGGCAGCGGGCCGTCCTCGCCGACGCGCGGGCGGCGGGTGTCGAGCGGGTCGTGATGCTCTCCGGCAAGTCGGCGGCGGTCGACGACGGCAACGCGGTCACCCGCTATCTGCGGGCGGCGGAGAACGGGGTACGCGAGTCCGGGCTCGCCTGGACCTTCCTGCGGCCCGTGAGCTTCATGTCGAACGCGGTGTCGCTCGCGGACCAGATACGCAAGGGCGACGAGGTGCGTGTGCCGTTCCCCGGTGTCCGTACGGCGGACATCGATCCGTACGACATAGCGCAGGTCGCCGCTCGGGCTCTCCTCTCGCCCGAACACGCGGGCCACGTCTACACCCTGACGGGCCCTCAGTCACTGCTGCCCGCCGACCGGATCGCCGTACTCGGCGAGGTGCTGGGCCGCGAGCTGCGTACCGTCGGCCTCACGGACGAGGAGACCCGCGAGGCACTGGGTGCCGCCTTCCCTGCTCCGTACGCCGAGGCGTTCCTCCGCTTCTTCGCCGACGGGATCCTGGACGAGTCCCAGGTCCTGCCCACGGTCGAGGAGGTCACGGGGCGACCGCCGCGCACGTTCAGGGAGTGGGCGACGGAACACACGGACGCGTTCTGA
- a CDS encoding Gfo/Idh/MocA family protein: MGEPQQPDEAQAGAAAGRPPLGVGMVGYAFMGAAHSQGWRTVGRVFDLPRRPVLAAVCGRDAGAVRAAADRLGWAAAETDWRALISREDVDVVDICTPGDSHAEIAVAALAAGKHVLCEKPLANTVEEAEAMAEAAQAAAERGQVAMVGFNYRRVPATSLARQMVAEGRLGTLRHVRVTYLQDWLVDREFPLTWRLRKETAGSGALGDLGAHIVDLAQYLAGEPVVGVSALTETFVRERPLLSGASSGLSAAGGSEVGAVTVDDAALFTGRFASGALASFEATRFATGRKNSLRIELNGEKGSLAFDLERLNELSYHDGTEPGTHAGFRRILVTEPDHPYLEAWWPPGHGLGYEHTFVHQARDLVHAIADGAQPLPSFADGLQVQRVLAAVEESAEKNSVYTPIAS, translated from the coding sequence ATGGGAGAGCCGCAGCAGCCCGACGAGGCACAGGCCGGGGCAGCGGCCGGAAGGCCGCCCCTGGGCGTGGGCATGGTCGGATACGCGTTCATGGGCGCCGCCCACTCACAGGGCTGGCGCACCGTGGGCCGTGTCTTCGACCTGCCACGCCGACCGGTCCTCGCCGCCGTCTGCGGCCGTGACGCGGGAGCCGTACGAGCGGCGGCCGACCGGCTCGGCTGGGCGGCCGCCGAGACCGACTGGCGGGCGCTGATCTCCCGCGAGGACGTCGACGTGGTCGACATCTGCACCCCCGGCGACAGCCACGCCGAGATCGCCGTCGCCGCGCTCGCCGCCGGCAAGCACGTGCTGTGCGAGAAGCCCCTCGCCAATACGGTCGAGGAGGCCGAGGCGATGGCCGAGGCCGCCCAGGCCGCCGCCGAGCGCGGCCAGGTGGCGATGGTCGGCTTCAACTACCGCCGGGTGCCCGCCACTTCACTCGCCCGGCAGATGGTCGCCGAGGGGCGCCTCGGCACCCTGCGGCACGTCCGGGTGACATACCTTCAGGACTGGCTGGTGGACCGGGAGTTCCCGCTCACCTGGCGGCTGCGCAAGGAGACGGCGGGGTCCGGCGCGCTCGGCGACCTCGGCGCCCACATCGTCGACCTCGCCCAGTACCTGGCGGGCGAGCCGGTCGTGGGGGTGTCCGCGCTCACCGAGACCTTCGTACGGGAGCGGCCGCTGTTGTCCGGAGCCTCCAGCGGCCTCTCGGCGGCCGGGGGGAGCGAAGTCGGGGCCGTCACGGTCGACGACGCCGCCCTGTTCACCGGACGGTTCGCCTCGGGTGCCCTCGCGTCCTTCGAGGCCACCCGGTTCGCCACCGGCCGCAAGAACTCCCTGCGCATCGAACTCAACGGCGAGAAGGGATCGTTGGCCTTCGACCTGGAGCGCCTCAACGAACTCTCGTACCACGACGGCACGGAGCCCGGCACCCACGCCGGCTTCCGCCGCATCCTCGTCACCGAACCCGACCACCCCTATCTGGAGGCCTGGTGGCCGCCGGGCCACGGCCTCGGCTACGAGCACACCTTCGTCCACCAGGCCCGCGACCTGGTGCACGCGATCGCGGACGGCGCACAGCCGCTGCCCTCCTTCGCCGACGGACTGCAGGTGCAGCGCGTGCTGGCGGCGGTCGAGGAGAGCGCCGAGAAGAACTCCGTCTACACCCCCATCGCGAGCTGA
- a CDS encoding sugar ABC transporter ATP-binding protein, producing MAPEPPLLTMSGITKSFPGVRALDGVDLDVQTGEVHCLLGQNGAGKSTLIKVLAGAHQPDDGAITWRGEKVTLRSPIAAMRLGIATIYQELDLVEHLSVAENVYLGHEPTTAGFVVRGKDAKTSTGALLKRLGHSEIDPARLVGDLSAAQQQIVSMARALSHDVRLIVMDEPSAALDPDEVDNLFRIVGDLTAEGVAVVYISHRLEEIRRIGDRVTVLKDGRAVAGGLPAKSTPTREVVALMTGRNVEYVFPERPTHQALPDPVLEVQGLARDGEFASLDLTLRPGEIVGLAGLVGSGRSEILETIYGARKPSSGQVLVDGKRLKPGSVRAAVRAGLGLAPEERKAQALLMLESVTRNVSVSSMSRFSYGGWLDRSAERNAAQKATRELSLRPDNPSAPVRTLSGGNQQKAVLARWLLRGCRVLLLDEPTRGVDVGARAELYAVIRRLADEGLAVLMVSSEVPEVLGLADRVLVLREGRVVHTAPAQELDEHRVLDLVMEGSPAS from the coding sequence ATGGCTCCAGAACCACCCCTGCTCACCATGTCCGGCATCACCAAGTCGTTCCCCGGTGTCCGGGCCCTCGACGGCGTCGACCTCGACGTCCAGACCGGCGAAGTGCACTGCCTGCTCGGCCAGAACGGCGCGGGGAAGTCCACGCTCATCAAGGTCCTGGCAGGCGCCCACCAGCCGGACGACGGCGCGATCACCTGGCGCGGCGAAAAGGTCACCCTGCGCTCACCCATAGCCGCCATGCGCCTCGGCATCGCCACCATCTACCAGGAACTCGACCTGGTGGAACACCTGTCGGTGGCCGAGAACGTCTACCTCGGGCATGAACCGACGACAGCCGGCTTCGTCGTGCGCGGCAAGGACGCCAAGACATCAACTGGCGCTCTCCTCAAGCGACTTGGGCACTCGGAGATCGATCCCGCGCGGCTCGTCGGCGACTTGTCGGCCGCCCAGCAGCAGATCGTCTCCATGGCACGGGCGCTCTCCCACGACGTACGCCTCATCGTCATGGACGAACCGTCCGCGGCCCTGGACCCCGACGAGGTCGACAACCTCTTCCGCATCGTCGGCGACCTGACGGCCGAGGGCGTCGCAGTCGTCTACATCTCGCACCGGCTGGAGGAGATCCGCCGCATCGGCGACCGGGTCACGGTCCTCAAGGACGGCCGGGCGGTGGCGGGCGGACTCCCGGCGAAGTCGACGCCCACCCGCGAGGTCGTCGCGCTGATGACCGGGCGGAACGTCGAGTACGTCTTCCCGGAGCGGCCCACGCACCAGGCGCTGCCCGATCCGGTGCTGGAGGTCCAAGGCCTCGCACGGGACGGTGAGTTCGCCTCGCTCGACCTCACCCTGCGCCCCGGCGAGATCGTCGGCCTCGCGGGACTTGTCGGCTCCGGCCGCTCCGAGATCCTGGAGACCATCTACGGCGCCAGGAAGCCGAGCAGCGGTCAAGTCCTCGTGGACGGCAAGCGGTTGAAGCCCGGCAGTGTCCGCGCGGCCGTCCGCGCCGGACTCGGCCTCGCCCCCGAGGAGCGCAAGGCGCAGGCCCTGCTGATGCTGGAGTCCGTCACCCGGAACGTGTCGGTGTCCTCCATGTCCCGCTTCTCGTACGGGGGCTGGCTCGACCGGAGCGCCGAGCGGAACGCTGCGCAGAAGGCGACCCGCGAGCTGTCACTGCGCCCCGACAACCCGTCCGCACCCGTGCGCACCCTCTCCGGCGGCAACCAGCAGAAGGCGGTCCTGGCCCGCTGGCTGCTGCGCGGCTGCCGGGTGCTGCTGCTCGACGAACCGACCCGGGGCGTCGACGTCGGCGCCCGCGCCGAGCTGTACGCCGTCATCCGCCGCCTCGCCGACGAAGGCCTGGCCGTGCTCATGGTCTCCAGTGAAGTACCCGAGGTCCTCGGCCTCGCCGACCGCGTCCTGGTGCTCCGAGAAGGCCGGGTCGTGCACACGGCGCCGGCCCAGGAGCTCGACGAACACCGCGTACTCGACCTCGTCATGGAAGGAAGCCCGGCGTCATGA
- a CDS encoding ROK family transcriptional regulator — MTARPGNAHQARLLRLLRDEGPNSRAQLGDQVDLSRSKLAVEVERLLETGLVVADGLAASRGGRRSHNIRLAPALRFLGVDIGATSVDVAVTNAELEVLGHINQPMDVREGPVAVFEQVLAMAAKLKASGLAEGFDGAGIGVPGPVRFPEGVPVAPPIMPGWDGFPVREALSQDLGCPVMVDNDVNLMAMGEQHAGVARSVGDFLCVKIGTGIGCGIVVGGEVYRGTTGSAGDIGHIQAVPDGRPCACGNRGCLEAHFSGAALARDATEAAQQGLSQELAARLEAAGALSAVDVAAAAAAGDATALDLIREGGNRTGQVIAGLVSFFNPGLVVIGGGVTGLGHTLLAAIRTQVYRQSLPLATGNLPIVLGELGPTAGVIGAARLISDHLFSPA, encoded by the coding sequence ATGACGGCGCGACCCGGAAACGCCCACCAGGCGCGGCTGCTCAGGCTGCTGCGTGACGAGGGCCCCAACTCACGGGCCCAGCTGGGCGATCAGGTGGACCTCTCACGGTCCAAACTGGCCGTCGAGGTCGAACGGCTGCTGGAAACGGGCCTCGTGGTGGCCGACGGACTCGCCGCCTCGCGCGGCGGCCGCCGCTCCCACAACATCCGGCTCGCTCCCGCACTGCGCTTCCTCGGCGTCGACATCGGCGCCACCTCGGTCGATGTGGCCGTCACCAACGCGGAGTTGGAGGTGCTGGGGCACATCAACCAGCCCATGGACGTGCGCGAGGGCCCGGTCGCGGTCTTCGAGCAAGTGCTCGCCATGGCTGCGAAGTTGAAGGCTTCGGGGCTCGCGGAGGGGTTCGACGGCGCCGGCATCGGCGTACCCGGCCCGGTCCGTTTCCCCGAGGGCGTCCCGGTCGCCCCGCCGATCATGCCGGGCTGGGACGGGTTCCCGGTCCGGGAGGCACTGAGTCAGGACCTCGGCTGCCCCGTCATGGTCGACAACGACGTGAACCTGATGGCGATGGGGGAGCAGCACGCGGGCGTGGCCCGTTCCGTGGGCGACTTCCTCTGCGTCAAGATCGGTACCGGTATCGGCTGCGGGATCGTCGTCGGCGGTGAGGTCTACCGCGGTACGACGGGCAGCGCGGGCGACATCGGCCATATCCAGGCCGTGCCGGACGGCCGCCCGTGCGCGTGTGGCAACCGGGGCTGCCTGGAGGCCCACTTCAGCGGCGCCGCGCTCGCCCGCGACGCCACGGAGGCCGCCCAGCAGGGGCTTTCCCAGGAACTGGCGGCACGACTGGAGGCGGCGGGCGCCCTGAGCGCCGTCGACGTCGCCGCCGCGGCCGCCGCGGGTGATGCCACCGCGCTCGATCTGATCCGCGAGGGCGGCAACCGCACCGGCCAGGTCATCGCCGGACTCGTCAGCTTCTTCAATCCGGGCCTGGTGGTGATCGGCGGCGGTGTGACCGGACTCGGCCACACCCTGCTCGCCGCGATCCGCACCCAGGTCTACCGTCAGTCGCTGCCCCTGGCGACCGGCAACCTCCCGATCGTACTGGGGGAGTTGGGCCCCACCGCCGGAGTCATCGGCGCGGCCCGGCTCATCAGCGATCACCTCTTCTCACCCGCGTAA
- a CDS encoding substrate-binding domain-containing protein — MPEITSRRGLLFGTAAVSAGVLLTGCTSNDSKDEPASNDQPAADDKPGKQVTIGFAGPQADHGWLNAINDNAKSRAKKYKDVTLEITEGSNDTAQQIGQIETLINKKVDVLVVLPADGKALTQVGLQAMRAGIPVVNLDRIFNSPQAYRCWIGGDNYGMGLNAGHYIGEQLKDKKGARVIELAGLDNLELTKQRTQGFDAALKNYPNIKKVARQAAEFTVESGQAKMSQLLQAQSNFDALWNHDDDQGVGALRAIEQAGRDDFLMVGGAGALSAMQAIESDNSVLKATVLYPPTMAASAIDLARALGQSKGIGGLAEFEIPSSLTLYSAVVDKENVKTYLPTGFK; from the coding sequence ATGCCAGAGATCACGAGCCGCAGAGGACTGCTCTTCGGCACCGCCGCCGTCTCGGCCGGTGTCCTCCTCACCGGTTGCACCAGCAACGATTCCAAGGACGAGCCGGCCTCCAACGACCAGCCCGCCGCCGACGACAAGCCCGGCAAGCAGGTCACCATCGGCTTCGCCGGACCGCAGGCCGACCACGGCTGGCTCAACGCGATCAACGACAACGCCAAGAGCCGCGCCAAGAAGTACAAGGACGTGACGCTGGAGATCACGGAGGGCTCCAACGACACCGCCCAGCAGATCGGCCAGATCGAAACGCTGATCAACAAGAAGGTCGACGTCCTGGTGGTGCTGCCCGCCGACGGCAAGGCGCTCACCCAGGTCGGCCTGCAGGCGATGCGCGCGGGCATCCCCGTCGTCAACCTCGACCGGATCTTCAACTCCCCGCAGGCGTACCGCTGCTGGATAGGCGGCGACAACTACGGCATGGGCCTCAACGCCGGCCACTACATCGGCGAGCAGCTCAAGGACAAGAAGGGCGCCCGGGTCATCGAGCTCGCGGGCCTCGACAACCTGGAGCTGACGAAGCAGCGCACGCAGGGCTTCGACGCGGCCCTCAAGAACTACCCGAACATCAAGAAGGTCGCCCGCCAGGCCGCCGAGTTCACCGTCGAGTCGGGACAGGCCAAGATGTCCCAGCTGCTGCAGGCCCAGTCGAACTTCGACGCCCTGTGGAACCACGACGACGACCAGGGAGTCGGCGCCCTGCGCGCCATCGAGCAGGCCGGACGCGACGACTTCCTGATGGTCGGCGGGGCGGGCGCCCTGTCCGCCATGCAGGCCATCGAGTCGGACAACAGCGTCCTCAAGGCCACCGTCCTCTACCCGCCCACCATGGCCGCGTCCGCGATCGACCTCGCCCGAGCCCTCGGCCAGAGCAAGGGCATCGGCGGCCTCGCGGAGTTCGAGATCCCCTCGTCCCTGACGCTCTACTCGGCAGTCGTCGACAAGGAGAACGTCAAGACGTACCTGCCCACCGGCTTCAAGTAG
- a CDS encoding sugar phosphate isomerase/epimerase family protein, which produces MPRNFTLFTGQWADLPLEEVCRLARDFGYEGLELACWGDHFEVDKALADSTYLDSRRELLDKYGLKCWAISNHLVGQAVCDAIIDERHQAILPSRIWGDGEAEGVRQRAAAEIADTARAAAAFGVDTVIGFTGSAIWHLVAMFPPAPESMIERGYEDFAMRWNPILDVFDTEGVRFAHEVHPSEIAYDYWTTQRALEAVDHRPAFGLNFDPSHFVWQDLDPVGFLWDFRDRIYHVDCKEARKRLDGRNGRLGSHLPWGDPRRGWDFVSAGHGDVPWEDVFRMLRSIDYKGPISVEWEDAGMDRLQGAPEALTRLKAYDFEPPTASFDAAFGGND; this is translated from the coding sequence ATGCCGCGCAACTTCACGCTGTTCACCGGCCAGTGGGCCGACCTGCCGCTCGAAGAGGTCTGCCGGCTCGCCCGCGACTTCGGCTACGAAGGACTCGAACTCGCCTGTTGGGGCGACCACTTCGAGGTCGACAAGGCCCTCGCGGACTCCACCTACCTCGACTCGCGCAGGGAACTGCTCGACAAGTACGGCCTCAAGTGCTGGGCCATCTCCAACCACCTGGTCGGCCAGGCCGTCTGCGACGCCATCATCGACGAACGCCACCAGGCGATCCTGCCGTCCCGTATCTGGGGCGACGGCGAGGCGGAGGGCGTACGGCAGCGGGCGGCGGCCGAGATCGCCGACACCGCACGGGCCGCGGCCGCATTCGGCGTCGACACCGTCATCGGCTTCACCGGCTCCGCGATCTGGCACCTGGTCGCGATGTTCCCGCCCGCCCCCGAGTCGATGATCGAGCGCGGCTACGAGGACTTCGCCATGCGCTGGAACCCCATCCTCGACGTCTTCGACACCGAGGGCGTGCGATTCGCGCACGAGGTCCACCCGAGCGAGATCGCGTACGACTACTGGACAACCCAGCGCGCACTGGAGGCCGTTGACCACCGGCCGGCCTTCGGGCTGAACTTCGACCCCTCGCACTTCGTCTGGCAGGACCTCGACCCGGTCGGTTTCCTGTGGGACTTCCGCGACCGGATCTACCACGTGGACTGCAAGGAGGCCCGCAAGCGCCTCGACGGCCGCAACGGACGGCTCGGCTCCCACCTGCCGTGGGGCGACCCGCGTCGCGGCTGGGACTTCGTCTCCGCGGGCCACGGCGACGTCCCCTGGGAGGACGTGTTCCGGATGCTGCGCTCCATCGACTACAAGGGCCCCATCTCGGTCGAGTGGGAGGACGCGGGCATGGACCGCCTCCAGGGCGCACCCGAGGCACTCACCCGGCTGAAGGCCTACGACTTCGAACCTCCGACGGCGTCCTTCGACGCGGCGTTCGGCGGCAACGACTAG
- a CDS encoding PQQ-dependent sugar dehydrogenase: MHGNDHISTTRTESHRRRPRLRLRKALALFTGALLAGASLTLATPPAGAAVADPAAAPAAPAAAEDFQQVTLAKGEPEVGEPMSLAVLPDRSVLHTSRDGELRITDSAGNTKLAGKLTVYSHDEEGLQGVGVDPGFADNRFIYLYYAPPLDTPAGDAPETGTAADFAPFDGVNRLSRFVLNADGTLDNASEKKILDVPATRGICCHVGGDIDFDAAGNLYLSTGDDSNPFQSDGYSPIDERANRNPVFDAQRTSGNTNDLRGKILRIKVNADGSYAVPDGNLFAPGTDKTKPEIYAMGFRNPFRFSVDKKTGILYVGDYGPDAGAADPARGPAGQVEFARVTEPGNFGWPYCTGNNDAYVDYDFGTGASGASFDCSAPKNTSPNNTGLTDLPPAQTAWIPYDGGSVPEFGTGSESPMGGPVYDYDASLDSPVKFPEAYDGDFFAGEFGRRWIKRIASDDSGTVQSINDVPWTGTQVMDMAFGPDGALYVLDYGLAWFGGDENSALYRIENATDGHSPVAQAAADRTSGQAKLKVKFSSAGTTDADGDALTYSWDFGDGGKSTSANPTYTYKRNGTYTATLTAKDATGRTGSASVRIVVGNTAPKVTLQLPEDGQLFSFGDAVPFKVKVTDPEDGRSIDCAKVKVSFVLGHDSHGHPLTTANGCSGTIQTSADGGHDEDANIFGVFDAEYTDNGGGGQEALTTHDQNVVQPRHRQAEHYGKSEGVTIQTKTTAHGGRTVGDINNRDWISFEPYVLSNATKITARIASAGTGGKLEVRAGSPTGRLLGTATVPVTGGWENFQDVTANLTKAPRGTTTLYLVFKGSGTGSLYDVDDFTFTTR; the protein is encoded by the coding sequence GTGCACGGGAACGACCACATAAGCACCACCAGAACCGAGAGCCACAGACGACGCCCGAGACTGCGACTGCGCAAGGCGCTCGCCCTCTTCACCGGAGCGCTCCTCGCGGGTGCCTCGCTCACCCTGGCCACGCCTCCGGCGGGCGCCGCCGTCGCCGACCCGGCCGCCGCGCCGGCCGCGCCCGCGGCCGCCGAGGACTTCCAGCAGGTCACCCTCGCCAAGGGGGAGCCCGAGGTCGGCGAGCCCATGTCGCTGGCCGTCCTCCCGGACCGCTCGGTCCTGCACACCTCGCGCGACGGCGAACTGCGGATCACCGACAGCGCCGGAAACACCAAGCTGGCGGGCAAGCTCACCGTCTACTCGCACGACGAGGAAGGCCTGCAGGGCGTCGGCGTCGACCCCGGCTTTGCCGACAACCGCTTCATCTACCTCTACTACGCCCCGCCGCTCGACACCCCGGCGGGCGACGCCCCCGAGACGGGCACCGCGGCCGACTTCGCGCCCTTCGACGGCGTCAACCGGCTCTCCCGCTTCGTCCTGAACGCGGACGGCACCCTCGACAACGCCAGCGAGAAGAAGATCCTCGACGTCCCGGCGACCCGCGGCATCTGCTGCCACGTGGGCGGGGACATCGACTTCGACGCTGCCGGGAACCTCTACCTGTCGACCGGTGACGACTCCAACCCGTTCCAGTCGGACGGCTATTCGCCCATCGACGAGCGCGCCAACCGCAACCCCGTCTTCGACGCGCAGCGCACCTCCGGCAACACCAACGACCTGCGCGGCAAGATCCTGCGCATCAAGGTGAACGCCGACGGCTCGTACGCGGTCCCCGACGGCAACCTCTTCGCGCCCGGCACGGACAAGACGAAGCCCGAGATCTACGCGATGGGCTTCCGCAACCCGTTCCGCTTCAGCGTCGACAAGAAGACCGGCATCCTCTACGTCGGCGACTACGGCCCGGACGCCGGTGCCGCCGATCCCGCGCGCGGCCCGGCCGGCCAGGTCGAGTTCGCCCGCGTCACCGAGCCCGGCAACTTCGGCTGGCCCTACTGCACGGGCAACAACGACGCCTACGTGGACTACGACTTCGGCACGGGCGCGTCGGGGGCCTCCTTCGACTGCTCCGCACCCAAGAACACCTCGCCCAACAACACCGGTCTGACGGACCTGCCCCCGGCCCAGACCGCGTGGATCCCCTATGACGGCGGATCCGTACCCGAGTTCGGTACCGGCTCCGAGTCCCCGATGGGCGGCCCGGTCTACGACTACGACGCCTCACTCGACTCGCCCGTCAAGTTCCCCGAGGCGTACGACGGGGACTTCTTCGCCGGGGAGTTCGGCCGCCGCTGGATCAAGCGGATCGCGTCCGACGACAGCGGCACCGTGCAGTCCATCAACGACGTGCCGTGGACCGGCACCCAGGTGATGGACATGGCCTTCGGCCCGGACGGCGCGCTGTACGTCCTCGACTACGGCCTCGCGTGGTTCGGCGGTGACGAGAACTCGGCCCTGTACCGGATCGAGAACGCGACCGACGGCCACTCGCCCGTGGCACAGGCCGCGGCCGACCGCACCTCGGGACAGGCGAAGCTGAAGGTCAAGTTCTCCTCCGCCGGCACCACGGACGCCGACGGTGACGCCCTCACGTACAGCTGGGACTTCGGCGACGGCGGCAAGTCGACCTCGGCGAACCCGACGTACACGTACAAGAGGAACGGCACCTACACGGCGACGCTGACCGCGAAGGACGCCACGGGGCGGACCGGCAGCGCGAGCGTACGGATCGTCGTCGGCAACACCGCGCCGAAGGTGACCCTCCAACTCCCCGAGGACGGACAGCTGTTCAGCTTCGGTGACGCCGTGCCCTTCAAGGTCAAGGTGACCGACCCGGAGGACGGCAGGTCGATCGACTGCGCCAAGGTCAAGGTCAGCTTCGTCCTCGGTCACGACAGCCACGGCCACCCGCTGACCACCGCGAACGGCTGCTCCGGCACCATCCAGACCAGCGCCGACGGCGGCCACGACGAGGACGCGAACATCTTCGGTGTCTTCGACGCGGAGTACACCGACAACGGAGGCGGCGGCCAGGAGGCGCTCACCACGCACGACCAGAACGTCGTCCAGCCCAGGCACCGGCAGGCCGAGCACTACGGCAAGTCGGAGGGCGTCACGATCCAGACGAAGACCACCGCACACGGCGGACGGACCGTCGGTGACATCAACAACCGCGACTGGATCTCCTTCGAGCCGTACGTCCTGAGCAACGCCACGAAGATCACGGCGCGCATCGCCTCCGCCGGTACGGGCGGAAAGCTGGAGGTCCGCGCGGGTTCGCCCACCGGCCGCCTGCTCGGCACCGCGACCGTCCCGGTGACCGGCGGCTGGGAGAACTTCCAGGACGTCACCGCCAATCTGACGAAGGCACCGCGCGGCACCACCACGCTCTACCTCGTCTTCAAGGGGAGCGGTACCGGATCCCTGTACGACGTGGACGACTTCACCTTCACAACCCGCTGA